One genomic window of Streptomonospora nanhaiensis includes the following:
- a CDS encoding helix-turn-helix domain-containing protein, producing MDDEFEAVLGAVGPRLRALRRRSGATLAALSKATGISVSTLSRLESGRRRPGLDLLLPLARAYRMPLDDLVGAPAAADPRLYPRPFTHNGMAVVPLTRGPGGLQAFKRVLPAGPSDRAPGPRSHEGHHWLCVLSGRLRLGLGDRHLVLAAGEAAEFDTRLPHWFDNAGPRPVELLSVVGPQGERFRVRARHRPA from the coding sequence ATGGACGACGAGTTCGAGGCCGTGCTCGGCGCGGTCGGCCCCCGGCTGCGCGCCCTGCGGCGGCGCAGCGGGGCGACCCTGGCCGCGCTGTCGAAGGCCACCGGCATCTCCGTCAGCACCCTGTCCCGCCTGGAGTCCGGGCGGCGCAGGCCGGGCCTGGACCTCCTGCTCCCGCTCGCCCGCGCCTACCGGATGCCGCTGGACGACCTTGTCGGGGCCCCCGCCGCCGCGGACCCGCGGCTGTACCCCCGGCCCTTCACCCACAACGGCATGGCCGTCGTCCCGCTGACGCGCGGACCCGGCGGCCTGCAGGCGTTCAAACGGGTGCTCCCGGCGGGGCCGAGCGACCGCGCACCCGGGCCCCGGTCGCACGAGGGCCACCACTGGCTCTGCGTCCTCAGCGGGCGGCTGCGCCTGGGCCTGGGCGACCGGCACCTCGTCCTGGCCGCCGGCGAGGCCGCCGAGTTCGACACCCGCCTGCCGCACTGGTTCGACAACGCCGGCCCCCGCCCGGTGGAGCTGCTGAGCGTCGTCGGCCCCCAGGGCGAGCGGTTCCGCGTGCGGGCGCGCCACCGGCCCGCCTGA
- a CDS encoding class I adenylate-forming enzyme family protein gives MTPFIAELERDRDRVVLHDRRGGLTAGQALDTIRRLARALAGLGHGPGRIAALIGSMTSRLHLLAHAVELTGGGQVEIPDTLPFADQAGLIAECGACLAIADPGGVRRTRLPDLAALPGVRLLTLGPGPGTDLLGTAAALSAAPFPPRARPGDPNRITLTGGTTGRAKPVLRRFRAGPPRTAPGVRELLAGGAPPRLLKTGRLTGLGRALGDAAVAAGGRLITLPGFDPPEVAAVLAEQKATHLVLSPYELRLLLDHLDGSAARRFPHLRSVLSATAATSPALLSRAVDRFGPIVRAGYGQTEAGSVARLEPEDYADGSFEVRRSAGRPLPGVRVEVRDPRGRPREPGERGEIWVHSPRLTTEYWRRPEATAHALRDGWLRTGDVGFLDADGLLTLLGRASDAMEIAGEVVFAAEVDSWLQEHPAVLESATFDVPDSTGGATLHTAVVTAPGAAAEAGAPELRAWLSRRLDPRRVPSSVLFVPHIPLTYANEPCRDTLRKWHAAG, from the coding sequence TTGACCCCCTTCATCGCCGAACTGGAGCGCGACCGCGACCGCGTGGTCCTGCACGACCGCCGCGGCGGCCTCACCGCCGGCCAGGCCCTCGACACGATCCGCCGGCTCGCCCGCGCCCTCGCCGGCCTGGGCCACGGGCCCGGGCGGATCGCCGCCCTGATCGGCTCGATGACCAGCCGCCTCCACCTCCTCGCCCACGCGGTGGAACTGACGGGCGGCGGCCAGGTCGAAATCCCCGACACCCTCCCCTTCGCCGACCAGGCCGGGCTCATCGCCGAGTGCGGAGCCTGCCTCGCCATCGCCGACCCCGGGGGCGTGCGCCGCACCCGCCTGCCCGACCTCGCGGCGCTGCCGGGCGTCCGCCTGCTCACCCTCGGGCCCGGCCCCGGGACCGACCTCCTGGGCACCGCCGCCGCGCTCTCGGCCGCGCCCTTCCCGCCCCGGGCGCGGCCGGGCGATCCCAACCGGATCACGCTGACCGGGGGGACCACCGGCCGCGCCAAGCCCGTGCTGCGCCGCTTCCGCGCCGGCCCGCCGCGCACCGCCCCCGGGGTGCGGGAACTACTCGCGGGCGGCGCCCCGCCGCGGCTGCTCAAGACCGGCCGGCTCACGGGGCTCGGGCGCGCCCTCGGCGACGCCGCCGTGGCGGCCGGGGGCCGGCTCATCACCCTGCCCGGATTCGACCCCCCCGAGGTCGCCGCCGTCCTCGCCGAGCAGAAGGCCACCCATCTGGTCCTGTCGCCCTACGAGCTGCGCCTGCTGCTGGACCACCTGGACGGGTCGGCGGCGCGGCGCTTCCCGCACCTGCGCTCCGTGCTCAGCGCCACCGCCGCCACCTCGCCGGCGCTGCTCAGCCGGGCCGTGGACCGGTTCGGGCCGATCGTGCGCGCCGGGTACGGCCAGACCGAGGCCGGATCGGTGGCGCGCCTGGAGCCCGAGGACTACGCCGACGGCTCCTTCGAGGTCCGCCGGAGCGCGGGCCGGCCCCTGCCCGGTGTGCGCGTGGAGGTGCGCGACCCGCGCGGCCGCCCCCGCGAGCCGGGCGAGCGGGGCGAGATCTGGGTGCACAGCCCCAGGCTGACCACCGAGTACTGGAGGCGCCCCGAGGCCACCGCCCACGCGCTGCGGGACGGCTGGCTGCGCACGGGCGACGTCGGCTTCCTCGACGCGGACGGCCTCCTCACCCTCCTGGGCCGGGCGAGCGACGCCATGGAGATCGCGGGCGAGGTCGTGTTCGCCGCCGAGGTGGACTCCTGGCTCCAGGAGCATCCGGCGGTGCTGGAGTCGGCGACCTTCGACGTCCCGGACTCCACCGGCGGGGCGACCCTGCACACCGCCGTGGTCACCGCGCCCGGAGCCGCCGCGGAGGCCGGCGCGCCGGAGCTGCGCGCGTGGCTGAGCCGCCGGCTCGACCCCCGCCGGGTGCCGTCGTCGGTGCTGTTCGTGCCGCACATCCCGCTGACCTACGCCAACGAGCCCTGCCGGGACACGCTGCGCAAGTGGCACGCGGCGGGGTGA
- a CDS encoding phenylacetate--CoA ligase family protein yields MVHIPPRIGEWSDFDGLRAIWQERLPAVVRAAAHSDFYRSRFGPDVSPVDLGRLSGLPLTTKADLRANHPFGMVAVPRRRLASYHESSGTSPGQATASFHTEADWAEMLDRFSRGRYNLSDSDTVLVRVPYAMVTIGHQVHAAARAAGALTVPADARSTAMTYPRVLRLLRDLEVTVAAALPTEPLLWAACARLLDSSPRDHAPRLRTLIATGEPLSRARRDRIARIWGCDVTVSYGNSECGSNLAGECPEGTLHLWADRYLPEVLDPATGTASPEGSGRLVLTTLFREAMPLVRYDTGDAVELSYEPCPCGWALPRVRVLGRWEQGVVLNGRRVFSSQVEEAVYRLPPELDVLFWRAVEDRGTLRVRVEAAGSAAPDVAPALRGELARHLGVAAEVEAVAPGTLVPLEELTRESHIAKPRYLSSADDGSPGLSYPASAAAPRPHASSEGARR; encoded by the coding sequence ATGGTGCACATTCCCCCACGAATCGGAGAATGGTCCGATTTCGACGGCCTGCGGGCGATATGGCAGGAGCGGCTGCCCGCCGTGGTGCGCGCGGCCGCGCACAGCGACTTCTACCGCAGCCGGTTCGGCCCGGACGTCTCCCCCGTGGACCTGGGCCGCCTCTCCGGCCTGCCCCTCACCACCAAGGCCGACCTGCGCGCGAACCACCCCTTCGGCATGGTCGCGGTGCCGCGCCGACGGCTGGCCTCCTACCACGAGTCCAGCGGCACCTCCCCGGGCCAGGCCACCGCCTCCTTCCACACCGAGGCCGACTGGGCCGAGATGCTCGACCGCTTCAGCCGGGGCCGCTACAACCTGAGCGACTCCGACACCGTGCTCGTGCGCGTGCCCTACGCGATGGTGACCATCGGCCACCAGGTCCACGCCGCGGCGCGGGCGGCGGGCGCGCTCACCGTGCCCGCCGACGCGCGCTCGACCGCCATGACCTACCCCCGCGTCCTGCGCCTGCTGCGCGACCTGGAGGTCACCGTCGCCGCCGCCCTGCCCACCGAGCCGCTCCTGTGGGCCGCCTGCGCCCGGCTGCTGGACTCCTCGCCCCGCGACCACGCCCCCCGGCTGCGGACGCTGATCGCCACCGGCGAGCCGCTCAGCCGGGCGCGCCGCGACCGGATCGCGCGGATCTGGGGCTGCGACGTCACCGTCAGCTACGGCAACTCCGAGTGCGGCTCCAACCTGGCCGGCGAGTGCCCCGAGGGCACCCTGCACCTGTGGGCCGACCGCTACCTGCCCGAGGTCCTGGACCCCGCCACCGGCACCGCCTCGCCCGAGGGCAGCGGGCGGCTCGTGCTGACCACCCTGTTCCGCGAGGCGATGCCGCTGGTGCGCTACGACACCGGCGACGCCGTCGAACTGTCCTACGAGCCCTGCCCGTGCGGCTGGGCGCTGCCGCGGGTGCGGGTGCTGGGGCGCTGGGAGCAGGGCGTCGTGCTCAACGGGCGCCGGGTGTTCTCCTCGCAGGTGGAGGAGGCGGTGTACCGCCTGCCCCCCGAACTGGACGTGCTGTTCTGGCGGGCGGTCGAGGACCGCGGCACGCTCCGGGTGCGGGTGGAGGCGGCGGGGTCGGCGGCGCCCGACGTCGCGCCCGCCCTGCGCGGGGAACTGGCGCGGCACCTGGGGGTCGCGGCCGAGGTCGAGGCGGTCGCCCCCGGCACGCTGGTCCCCCTGGAGGAGCTGACCCGCGAGTCGCACATCGCCAAGCCCCGTTACCTCTCCTCCGCCGACGACGGCAGCCCCGGCCTGTCCTACCCCGCGAGCGCGGCCGCCCCCCGACCGCACGCCTCCTCCGAAGGAGCCCGCCGTTGA
- a CDS encoding threonine synthase, which yields MGFNLCYEQLIGGSVTASEGAQFALACVVCGRAPGRLLANRCGDCGGAIDAIHPLENVSLSSGDNPIQRYFDLLPVRDRGNVIWLGDGDTPCFRAEGFGHRTGIPGLVLKDESANPTRSTKDRIASVGLSRFAELGVKRFVMASTGNSSTAYARGVQSVTGFEMALFCGVRFRHRLNYPDHSAVTTYLVEGDFVAAGQAARRFAERTGALSEGGFFNLARREGLKLAYLEAFDWMADPPDYVFQAVSSGMGLLGAYKGALEYQRLGRLSRLPRFVAVQQSSCAPMAHAYGEGAEEIAPRHVVHDPRGLAEAILRGNPGQTYPYIRYLCHSTGGRIMAVDDDEIRRARALLEDTEGVAVCHASATALAGAVRMRREGALPEDASVLVNLTGGERIGWPVPTRCHVVDAEFPSGPVEWGGPGAPPAGAAPAGGQEGRDTCVL from the coding sequence ATGGGCTTCAATCTCTGTTATGAGCAACTCATCGGCGGATCCGTCACGGCCTCGGAAGGGGCTCAATTCGCGCTGGCCTGCGTGGTCTGCGGGCGCGCTCCCGGTCGTCTGCTGGCCAACCGCTGCGGCGACTGCGGCGGCGCGATCGACGCCATTCACCCGCTGGAGAACGTGTCCCTGAGCAGCGGGGACAATCCGATCCAGCGCTACTTCGACCTCCTTCCGGTGCGGGACCGGGGCAACGTCATCTGGCTGGGCGACGGCGACACCCCGTGCTTCCGGGCCGAGGGATTCGGACACCGCACCGGAATTCCCGGCCTCGTCCTGAAAGACGAAAGCGCCAATCCCACGCGCAGCACAAAGGACCGAATCGCCTCTGTCGGGCTATCCCGGTTCGCCGAACTCGGTGTCAAGAGATTCGTCATGGCATCGACCGGAAACAGTTCCACCGCCTACGCGCGCGGCGTGCAGTCCGTCACCGGTTTCGAAATGGCGCTCTTCTGCGGGGTGCGGTTCCGCCACCGCCTCAACTACCCCGACCACAGCGCCGTCACCACCTACCTCGTCGAGGGCGACTTCGTCGCCGCCGGCCAGGCCGCCCGCCGCTTCGCCGAGCGCACCGGCGCCCTCTCCGAGGGCGGCTTCTTCAACCTCGCACGGCGCGAAGGGCTGAAACTCGCCTACCTTGAGGCGTTCGACTGGATGGCCGACCCGCCCGACTACGTGTTCCAGGCCGTCAGCAGCGGCATGGGCCTGCTGGGCGCCTACAAGGGCGCCCTGGAGTACCAGCGCCTCGGGCGGCTCTCCCGGCTGCCCCGCTTCGTGGCCGTGCAGCAGTCCAGTTGCGCGCCGATGGCCCACGCCTACGGCGAGGGCGCCGAGGAGATCGCCCCCCGGCACGTCGTGCACGACCCCCGGGGCCTCGCCGAGGCGATCCTGCGCGGCAACCCCGGCCAGACCTACCCCTACATCCGCTACCTGTGCCACAGCACCGGGGGCCGGATCATGGCCGTCGACGACGACGAGATCCGCCGCGCCCGCGCCCTGCTGGAGGACACCGAGGGCGTGGCCGTGTGCCACGCCAGCGCCACCGCCCTGGCCGGAGCGGTGCGCATGCGGCGCGAGGGCGCCCTGCCCGAGGACGCCTCCGTCCTGGTGAACCTCACCGGCGGCGAGCGGATCGGCTGGCCGGTGCCCACCCGCTGCCACGTCGTGGACGCCGAGTTCCCCAGCGGCCCGGTGGAGTGGGGCGGGCCGGGCGCGCCGCCCGCAGGCGCCGCCCCGGCGGGCGGGCAGGAGGGGCGGGACACGTGCGTGCTGTAG